Proteins encoded by one window of Leptospira barantonii:
- a CDS encoding ankyrin repeat domain-containing protein: METNLLNSRLLKEIKKYKGSLKKIEDYLKQGADANCKTGEFGGRDDWDNSPLHVAVDTERLDIVDLLLEHKAAINGKNREGYTPIYKIPWKRKEGFCLLQFLHTKGADLNAVNNSGISLIHYAALQDNIPILEYLLENGLDLNRQNNHGETPLHWTVHYHCLESARYLLSRNAKINVQNGKGNTVLHEAALRDYDKLISLFFEYGADPAIKNGGDKIAKDLAEKEKTKRILVGDYAPIQDLELQKHVQRIWIDQKDLLAILRNEIQKKIQDTWLAIDYKNLKQTVLESLQILKKNLEMNFPDTPAIVFEWGGETQIPYGGYAFARGYSQFEVLKESVRFESEHCEFEDGEDEIDFSDAFEGIDALLKSCDGNEYPIVKKLYGSFLSVLLNEVFFEIFPADPMRFWSFFGCEHDQDPFLLFRSES; this comes from the coding sequence ATGGAAACGAATTTACTGAATTCCCGCTTACTCAAAGAAATAAAAAAATACAAAGGCAGTCTTAAAAAGATAGAAGATTATTTAAAACAAGGGGCGGACGCAAACTGCAAGACCGGAGAATTCGGAGGCAGAGACGATTGGGACAATTCTCCCCTACACGTTGCCGTAGATACGGAACGTCTCGATATCGTGGATTTACTTTTAGAACACAAGGCGGCCATCAACGGAAAAAACCGAGAAGGTTATACTCCGATTTACAAAATTCCTTGGAAACGAAAGGAAGGGTTCTGTCTATTACAATTTTTGCATACAAAGGGCGCCGATCTGAACGCCGTGAACAATTCCGGAATTTCGTTGATCCATTACGCGGCCCTGCAGGATAACATTCCGATTCTTGAATATCTTCTTGAAAACGGACTTGATTTGAATCGTCAGAACAATCACGGAGAAACTCCCTTACATTGGACCGTACACTATCATTGTTTGGAAAGCGCTCGATATCTATTAAGCCGAAACGCAAAAATTAACGTTCAAAATGGAAAAGGAAATACCGTATTGCATGAAGCCGCATTACGAGATTACGATAAATTGATCTCCTTGTTTTTCGAATACGGCGCGGATCCTGCGATCAAGAATGGTGGAGATAAAATAGCGAAGGACCTTGCGGAAAAAGAAAAAACGAAACGAATCCTGGTCGGCGATTACGCTCCGATCCAAGACCTTGAACTTCAAAAACACGTTCAGAGAATCTGGATCGATCAAAAAGATCTTTTAGCCATACTTCGAAACGAAATTCAAAAGAAGATCCAAGATACTTGGCTTGCAATCGACTATAAAAATCTAAAACAAACCGTTTTAGAATCTCTTCAAATCTTAAAAAAGAATCTGGAAATGAACTTTCCGGATACGCCCGCGATTGTTTTCGAATGGGGAGGAGAAACGCAAATACCCTACGGTGGTTACGCTTTCGCACGCGGTTATTCTCAGTTCGAAGTTTTAAAAGAATCGGTTCGATTCGAAAGCGAACACTGCGAATTTGAAGACGGAGAGGACGAAATCGACTTTTCGGATGCGTTCGAGGGAATCGATGCTTTGCTGAAATCCTGCGATGGAAACGAATATCCGATCGTCAAAAAACTCTACGGTTCCTTTCTTTCCGTTTTGTTAAACGAAGTCTTTTTCGAAATTTTTCCGGCGGACCCGATGCGGTTTTGGTCTTTCTTCGGTTGCGAACACGATCAAGATCCGTTTCTGTTGTTTCGTTCGGAATCGTAA